One window from the genome of Clarias gariepinus isolate MV-2021 ecotype Netherlands chromosome 15, CGAR_prim_01v2, whole genome shotgun sequence encodes:
- the ccdc50a gene encoding coiled-coil domain-containing protein 50 isoform X1, translating to MEDQSIDDKRLPGVREVCRDFAVLEDHCLAHNLQEQEIESHLASNIHKSRLVQQDLRVAKRLQEEEDQRAKAQSQRQLQDIERSDNEIAQEIQDQLVRQAEKQKQQEAKDEAIARKLQERELKEEQRRQKQLEAKLEEQQYYEDKGAYRPPSDTRVELSGSDLPVSGRERFRELNRGRSPDHWPQKMDQNRRLDSHSTLSQQADYYPGEGDPSRVSEHPKSEQNRGKNEGRTRRQTPEHYFSEGRTKYPEEYPPARNRNAEADPRHNQDLAYRDDPSDRDRTRRQDRDQQREREKRRKGDTEKYRDKSQDKVSRDPGRDRLRPKDVDMGQNGYRHRSRDRDLDLDLDKHGHKERARDGERNRSRDRNRSRELDGQFPSKRSSEETEDNAVCTNRQRHYSSDDVFEEPSSRSLSKGQTPRYRGRSAQEEYGMKEAMHGLSQMDLRAQEFKDMEVARRMQEEELMASKFDKRAAQVAQDEEIARRFMEEEEREYKKSREKEKQQRRADGDSRHTEEELARPRTREEYDQKARNPKPSRPPPHIHNYVNVDPGYGYSDNYSPRPPSRPEAAYKGAYYRQ from the exons ATGGAGGATCAGAGTATCGATGATAAACGGCTCCCGGGCGTCAGAGAGG TGTGTCGTGATTTCGCTGTGCTGGAGGATCACTGTCTGGCCCACAACCTTCAAGAACAAGAAA TTGAGAGCCACCTCGCCTCCAACATCCACAAGAGTCGTCTGGTGCAGCAGGATCTCCGTGTGGCCAAGCGTCTCCAAGAAGAAGAGGACCAGCGGGCCAAAGCCCAAAGCCAGAGACAGCTTCAAGACAT tgaaCGCAGTGACAACGAAATAGCTCAAGAGATTCAGGACCAGCTCGTCCGGCAAGCCGAGAAGCAAAAGCAGCAGGAGGCAAAGGATGAG gCCATTGCACGCAAGCTGCAGGAGCGAGAGTTAAAAGAGGAGCAGAGGAGGCAGAAACAGCTGGAGGCCAAACTGGAAGAGCAGCAGTACTATGAAGACAAAGGAG CCTACAGACCCCCTTCAGACACTCGTGTGGAACTCTCAGGCTCTGATTTGCCAGTATCAGGCAGAGAAAGATTCAGAGAGTTAAATCGGGGTCGATCTCCAGATCACTGGCCTCAAAAAATGGACCAAAACAGACGACTGGACAGTCATAGTACACTGAGCCAACAGGCTGATTACTACCCTGGTGAAGGCGATCCCTCAAGAGTCTCGGAGCATCCTAAATCTGAACAGAACCGAGGGAAAAATGAAGGCAGGACCAGAAGGCAAACACCTGAGCACTACTTCTCAGAGGGAAGGACTAAATATCCAGAGGAATATCCGCCTGCAAGGAACAGAAACGCAGAAGCAGATCCACGTCACAACCAGGATTTGGCATACAGGGATGACCCATCTGACAGGGACAGGACAAGGAGACAAGATCGAGAtcaacaaagagaaagagaaaaaaggagaaaaggagATACAGAGAAGTACAGAGACAAAAGTCAAGATAAGGTGAGTAGGGACCCTGGTAGAGACAGACTCAGGCCCAAAGATGTGGACATGGGACAGAATGGCTATAGACACAGGAGCAGAGATAGAGATTTGGACTTGGACCTAGACAAGCATGGACAtaaagagagagcgagggaTGGAGAAAGAAATCGGAGTAGGGACAGAAACAGAAGCCGAGAATTGGATGGGCAATTTCCCAGTAAGCGCAGTTCGGAAGAAACCGAGGACAATGCTGTCTGCACCAACAGGCAGAGGCACTACAGCAGTGACGATGTGTTTGAGGAGCCAAGCTCTAGAAGTCTCTCTAAAGGGCAAACCCCCAGGTATAGAG GACGAAGCGCACAGGAGGAGTACGGAATGAAGGAAGCAATGCATGGTTTGTCGCAGATGGACCTGCGAGCCCAGGAGTTCAAAGACATGGAGGTGGCACGCAGAATGCAGGAAGAGGAGCTCATG GCCAGTAAATTTGACAAAAGAGCTGCTCAAGTTGCACAAGATGAG GAAATAGCTCGACGATTcatggaggaagaagaaagggAGTACAAAAAGtctagagagaaagagaaacaacaGAGACGAGCTGACGGAGACTCCAGG CACACAGAGGAAGAATTGGCTCGGCCTCGAACACGAGAGGAGTATGACCAAAAAGCTCGGAATCCCAAACCATCAAG ACCTCCACCACATATCCATAACTATGTGAATGTTGACCCCGGTTATGGTTATTCGGATAACTACTCCCCTCGCCCACCTTCCAGACCTGAAGCTGCTTACAAAG GTGCCTATTACAGACAGTGA
- the ccdc50a gene encoding coiled-coil domain-containing protein 50 isoform X2: MEDQSIDDKRLPGVREVCRDFAVLEDHCLAHNLQEQEIESHLASNIHKSRLVQQDLRVAKRLQEEEDQRAKAQSQRQLQDIERSDNEIAQEIQDQLVRQAEKQKQQEAKDEAIARKLQERELKEEQRRQKQLEAKLEEQQYYEDKGGRSAQEEYGMKEAMHGLSQMDLRAQEFKDMEVARRMQEEELMASKFDKRAAQVAQDEEIARRFMEEEEREYKKSREKEKQQRRADGDSRHTEEELARPRTREEYDQKARNPKPSRPPPHIHNYVNVDPGYGYSDNYSPRPPSRPEAAYKGAYYRQ, encoded by the exons ATGGAGGATCAGAGTATCGATGATAAACGGCTCCCGGGCGTCAGAGAGG TGTGTCGTGATTTCGCTGTGCTGGAGGATCACTGTCTGGCCCACAACCTTCAAGAACAAGAAA TTGAGAGCCACCTCGCCTCCAACATCCACAAGAGTCGTCTGGTGCAGCAGGATCTCCGTGTGGCCAAGCGTCTCCAAGAAGAAGAGGACCAGCGGGCCAAAGCCCAAAGCCAGAGACAGCTTCAAGACAT tgaaCGCAGTGACAACGAAATAGCTCAAGAGATTCAGGACCAGCTCGTCCGGCAAGCCGAGAAGCAAAAGCAGCAGGAGGCAAAGGATGAG gCCATTGCACGCAAGCTGCAGGAGCGAGAGTTAAAAGAGGAGCAGAGGAGGCAGAAACAGCTGGAGGCCAAACTGGAAGAGCAGCAGTACTATGAAGACAAAGGAG GACGAAGCGCACAGGAGGAGTACGGAATGAAGGAAGCAATGCATGGTTTGTCGCAGATGGACCTGCGAGCCCAGGAGTTCAAAGACATGGAGGTGGCACGCAGAATGCAGGAAGAGGAGCTCATG GCCAGTAAATTTGACAAAAGAGCTGCTCAAGTTGCACAAGATGAG GAAATAGCTCGACGATTcatggaggaagaagaaagggAGTACAAAAAGtctagagagaaagagaaacaacaGAGACGAGCTGACGGAGACTCCAGG CACACAGAGGAAGAATTGGCTCGGCCTCGAACACGAGAGGAGTATGACCAAAAAGCTCGGAATCCCAAACCATCAAG ACCTCCACCACATATCCATAACTATGTGAATGTTGACCCCGGTTATGGTTATTCGGATAACTACTCCCCTCGCCCACCTTCCAGACCTGAAGCTGCTTACAAAG GTGCCTATTACAGACAGTGA
- the LOC128542577 gene encoding platelet glycoprotein V-like, with product MWLIFIVLHLGLLVPLSLSCPSACVCLPNGDVTCTGGITEIPHLAANQTFRLKLNNTLIKILHPKSLQPLVFLLRLQISHSPLATIHPEAFYGASQLKSVVLSSTNISDLPPRVFSSLENLEQLYINKSQLMSLPADIFKHLVNLTELDISMNQIANLDARIFQNVTKLTYLNLGKNFLQMIPQMMFHNLRQLKSLILSSNQLRTIEEGSFDHLNNLLLLMLDKNQIQGIPSRLFWHMPSLLILTLSSNQLRYIPRETFYYLPNLTKLTLYKNPLISLPDQLVGHMPRLQEFYLYNTNLITVPWNLFANMTGLKSLHLHYNEKLISLPKDVFSHLPNLEKLSLRKNILQDLHKDQFSSLTKLRSLNIYGNKLRSLSAKIFQNLHSLTHLQLNNNNLNNLPGDIFAHLTVLKSVTLGHNQWNCTCSILDIAAWISDNRNVVTDLHDVLCHEPYHLINKSLVTLTNDSLKCGVTTTGDLHVTMTTEEIQAYSSERTTASFFTDIKNISNVATNTILSTTVPPVHRTLQTLSSTAYTFKKPHTARSMPNVFYDTVVLVNGPDIVHNNRRQGWVYLWTVPTSGAYSSFLMALHVVLIITGVLLIIFSAFAFYHLHKALWKTGMTLRHQTIKTKRLRSFNGKL from the coding sequence ATGTGGCTAATATTTATTGTACTGCATTTGGGATTGCTGGTCCCACTCAGTCTTTCCTGTCCaagtgcctgtgtgtgtttaccaAATGGGGATGTCACATGCACAGGAGGAATCACTGAAATCCCACATCTGGCAGCCAATCAAACCTTCCGCCTAAAACTCAATAACACTCTTATAAAAATCCTTCATCCAAAAAGTCTTCAGCCTCTTGTCTTTTTACTACGCCTCCAAATCAGCCACAGTCCTCTTGCCACTATTCACCCAGAAGCCTTTTATGGTGCTTCTCAGCTGAAGTCAGTTGTGTTGTCATCTACCAATATCTCTGACCTTCCACCAAGAGTGTTCAGCAGCCTGGAGAACCTAGAGCAACTTTACATCAATAAGAGTCAACTGATGTCTCTCCCTGcagacatttttaaacatttggtcAACCTCACTGAACTGGACATTAGCATGAACCAAATAGCAAATTTGGATGCTAGAATCTTCCAGAATGTGACAAAATTGACTTACCTGAACCTGGGTAAGAACTTCCTACAAATGATCCCACAGATGATGTTCCACAACCTTAGACAGCTCAAGTCCCTGATACTGTCCTCCAACCAGCTGAGGACAATAGAAGAAGGCTCATTTGATCATCTGAACAACCTGTTATTACTCATGCTGGATAAAAACCAAATTCAGGGAATACCTTCCAGACTTTTTTGGCACATGCCCTCATTGTTAATCCTGACTCTATCTAGCAACCAGCTTCGTTATATTCCAAGAGAGACTTTTTACTATCTACCCAATCTTACCAAACTTACACTCTACAAAAATCCCTTAATCTCGCTGCCGGACCAGCTAGTCGGGCACATGCCAAGACTTCAGGAGTTCTACCTGTATAATACCAATCTTATCACTGTGCCCTGGAACCTTTTTGCAAACATGACTGGCCTCAagtctttacatttacattataatgAGAAGCTTATCTCACTACCAAAGGATGTCTTTTCTCACTTGCCTAATCTTGAAAAGCTATCTTTAAGAAAAAACATACTTCAGGATTTACACAAAGATCAGTTTTCATCCTTAACTAAACTTaggagtttaaatatttatggtaACAAGCTCCGGTCCCTTTCTGCAAAGATCTTTCAAAATCTCCATAGCCTAACCCATCTTCAGCTGAACAACAACAATCTGAACAATCTTCCAGGAGATATTTTTGCGCATCTCACTGTATTGAAGTCTGTCACTCTTGGACACAACCAGTGGAACTGCACATGCAGTATCCTGGACATTGCAGCATGGATAAGTGACAACCGGAATGTAGTCACTGACCTACATGATGTATTATGCCATGAACCTTACCACTTAATTAACAAATCACTAGTAACGTTAACTAATGACAGTCTGAAATGTGGCGTTACCACTACAGGAGACCTACATGTTACCATGACCACTGAAGAGATACAGGCGTATTCTTCAGAAAGAACAACAGCATCATTTTTCActgacattaaaaacattagcaATGTCGCTACAAATACCATCTTGTCAACCACTGTACCTCCAGTTCATCGTACCTTACAAACACTTTCTTCAACTGCTTATACATTTAAGAAACCACATACTGCTCGCTCCATGCCCAATGTATTCTATGACACTGTGGTCCTTGTTAACGGCCCTGATATTGTCCATAATAATCGCCGTCAGGGCTGGGTGTACCTGTGGACAGTACCTACGTCTGGAGCATACAGTAGTTTTCTAATGGCTTTGCATGTTGTTCTTATTATCACCGGTGTTCTTCTGATTATATTCAGCGCCTTTGCATTCTACCATCTACACAAAGCTTTGTGGAAAACAGGGATGACTCTTAGACATCAGACAATCAAAACTAAAAGATTGCGGAGTTTTAATGGCaaactttag